The following coding sequences are from one Poecile atricapillus isolate bPoeAtr1 chromosome 28, bPoeAtr1.hap1, whole genome shotgun sequence window:
- the TICAM1 gene encoding TIR domain-containing adapter molecule 1, translated as MAQSAELRPSFEDLFNILSQAPPEKLLSLKLKLKHLTPGPCSKLLQAMVLLTLGQETDARICLDDLRDTQAAQYIHQIKLGAAGVREDGEDLQPPQLDAGAVALLAQAYAVLAQEKLCSPKARDKACQAAQRGTLNSIPAEEQDKQGSAASGGSGDRLCTLRSHEDEGFPHTASSHHVARSSPLQIGGNSDFSGPRTLCSVGSSSLSSCLEISASPTGVFHSQPCVPESSHAGHRDRDAQSHGPQESSWPSTASPRPGQDTAAQGPQPEEALQLSPCHPTPLPIPETPLPSEPAQSSDVPSTVTEPHTPREKQDEKQLSTGVPDPRAAVDTAPVHESIQGSYIPAGIPCNSASASISTCSLPPPTYSVSSTLPPLQESHSNLFHTPPLHSSLSPAWPPALSAVDPSEPDGAKFFTFVVLHASEDEIVAHRVKNLLESMGVSNGATLSEDFFIAGRSHMICFQEAMENSAFMILLLTKNFPCNLCLFQTDTALMQSILDPSKQDSVIPFLPKANALECSRIPTMLSVLVTLNESSPHFSRNVHKTFNPKKIREKKALWDQMQRRKLQARWERHQALQNLAALSLGSPPWVPPAAPQPWPPEPPAQHWCPPAPMDLPAHQGPPPAQAQLPPGHYNITPGPGGTPALIIQHARMVQIGNHNVMQVETAPPGPGDSQEQTRHNV; from the coding sequence atgGCACAGAGCGCTGAGCTGCGGCCGAGCTTCGAGGACCTGTTCAATATTCTGTCCCAGGCCCCACCAGAGAAACTGCTGAGCCTCAAACTCAAACTGAAGCACCTCACCCCTGGGCCCTGCAGCAAGTTACTGCAAGCTATGGTCCTGCTTACTCTGGGGCAAGAAACGGATGCAAGAATTTGTCTGGATGACTTGAGGGATACCCAGGCAGCCCAGTACATCCACCAGATCAAACTGGGCGCTGCAGGAGTGCGGGAAGACGGGGAGGATTTGCAGCctccccagctggatgcaggtgctgtggcactgctggcacaggcGTACGCGGTGCTGGCACAGGAGAAGCTGTGCAGTCCCAAGGCCAGGGACAAagcctgccaggctgctcagcGGGGGACACTCAACAGCATCCCAGCCGAGGAGCAGGACAAacagggctctgcagccagcGGGGGCTCAGGGGACAGGCTTTGCACGCTGAGGTCCCATGAGGATGAAGGATTTCCCCACACAGCCAGCTCCCACCACGTGGCGAGGAGTTCACCGCTGCAGATTGGAGGCAACTCAGACTTTTCAGGCCCACGGACCTTGTGCTCTGTGGGGAGCTCCTCCCTGTCCAGCTGTTTGGAGATCAGTGCATCACCAACAGGTGTTTTTCAcagccagccctgtgtccccgaGTCCAGCCATGCTGGACACCGTGACAGGGACGCACAGAGCCACGGCCCGCAGGAATCCAgctggcccagcacagccagccctcGCCCTGGGCAGGACACAGCTGCACAAGGGCCCCAGCCAGAGGAGGCTCTGCAGCTCAgtccctgccatcccacccctcTCCCCATTCCAGAGACGCCGCTGCCCTCGGAGCCTGCCCAAAGCAGTGATGTGCCCAGCACAGTGACAGAGCCTCACACACCAAGAGAAAAGCAGGATGAAAAGCAGTTATCTACTGGTGTCCCTGACCCGAGGGCTGCAGTGGATACTGCTCCTGTCCACGAGTCCATACAGGGTTCCTACATTCCAGCAGGCATTCCCTGTAACTCTGCATCTGCTTCTATTTCAACCtgttcccttcctcctcccactTATTCCGTATCCTCaactcttcctcctcttcaggAATCTCACTCCAACCTATTCCATACCCCTCCCCTGCACTCATCCctctctccagcctggcctcctGCTCTCTCAGCTGTGGATCCATCAGAGCCAGATGGTGCCAAGTTCTTCACGTTTGTTGTCCTGCACGCCAGTGAAGATGAGATCGTGGCCCACCGGGTCAAGAACCTGCTGGAGAGCATGGGGGTGTCCAACGGTGCCACGCTCAGTGAGGATTTCTTCATCGCCGGACGCAGCCACATGATTTGCTTCCAGGAGGCCATGGAAAACTCTGCCTTCATGATCCTCCTGCTGACCAAGAACTTCCCCTGCAACCTGTGTCTGTTCCAGACAGACACTGCTCTGATGCAGTCCATTCTGGACCCCTCCAAGCAAGACTCAGTCATCCCATTTCTACCCAAGGCAAACGCCCTGGAGTGCAGCCGGATCCCCACGATGCTCAGTGTGCTCGTCACCCTCAACGAGAGCTCTCCGCACTTCTCCAGGAATGTGCACAAGACTTTTAACCCCAAGAAGATCAGGGAGAAGAAAGCCCTGTGGGACCAGATGCAGAGAAGGAAGCTCCAGGCCCGTTGGGAACGGCACCAAGCCCTGCAGAACTTGGCTGCCCTGAGCCTGGGctcccctccctgggtgcctCCAGCAGCGCCACAGCCGTGGCCACCAGAGCCAccagcccagcactggtgtCCCCCTGCCCCCATGGACCTCCCTGCTCACCAGGGTCCTCCCCCTGCCCAAGCACAGCTCCCCCCAGGGCACTACAACATCACGCCAGGCCCCGGAGGGACCCCAGCCCTCATCATCCAACACGCCCGCATGGTTCAGATCGGGAACCACAACGTGATGCAGGTGGAAACTGCCCCACCTgggccaggggacagccaggagcaAACCAGGCACAACGTCTGA
- the LOC131589482 gene encoding perilipin-3-like: MRQGTGSSWCLSAGPDTKSAVNRVTSLPLLSSAFNLVSSAYNQTKESHPCLSGVCSVAETVAAVAVGSVVGGAQPILSQLEPQIALVNEYACKGLDQLEENLPFLQQPADKVISDTKQLVSTKVTSAMDAACEAKEAVADKVTEAVDLTKSVVGDSVKLTRSVVTSTVSSAVEAAQGAKELVTNKVTEAVDVTKHMVEDSVDRTKFAVASTIVNAVEAAQGAKELVTNKVTETVDLSKHLVEDSVDRTKSAVTSTITAAVGAAQGAKDLVANKVTDAVDKVTKAVDVTKHVVEDSVDLTKSAVTSTIVSAVEAAQGAKELVTDKVTKAVDLSKHIVEDSVDLTKSAVASTIVSAVEAAQGAKELVTNKVTEAVDVTKHMVEDSVDRTKSAVASTITAAVGAAQGAKDLVANKVTEAVDLTKGAVQDSKRQRSYFVRLGSLSGRLRHRAYQLSLAKLQGFRHRTQDTLSRLQLAIKLIQSVKQEVGQKLLEGQEKLHQLWVDWSLTQPKGHQVRTACQPEVSPEGAEQPRSGRSPSCNRAVLSRQVEPRTLAMLRIITQQLQPAYESLRLSIHGLPSSIQDAVSQATRHIHKLHSSFSRAVSFQDLSRATLARSQERVAEARRSLDVLLEYVTHNTPLNWIVGPFRAVAKVAQDSRKHKKKEMRSDRKLPKLEKAPLSQEVTKAPEEPKGTNRLSEKWYEVLEKLEEKAGKDAEVALAAKEIKTTAPEEDL, from the exons ATgaggcagggaacagggagcagctgg TGTCTCAGTGCTGGCCCTGACACCAAG AGCGCTGTCAATCGAGTCACCAGCCTGCCCTTGCTCAGTTCTGCCTTCAACCTGGTCTCCTCTGCCTACAACCAGACCAAGGAGTCCCACCCCTGCCTCAGTGGCGTCTGCAGCGTGGCTGAGACCGTGGCTGCCGTGGCTGTGGGCAGCGTGGTCGGAGGGGCACAGCCCATCCTGAGCCAGCTCGAGCCACAGA TTGCCCTTGTGAATGAATATGCCTGTAAAGGTCTGGATCAGCTGGAGGAGAACttgcccttcctgcagcagccagcagacAAG GTAATCTCAGACACCAAGCAGCTGGTGTCCACCAAGGTGACATCTGCTATGGACGCTGCCTGCGAGGCCAAGGAAGCGGTGGCTGATAAAGTCACTGAAGCTGTGGACCTCACCAAAAGTGTTGTTGGGGACAGTGTCAAGCTGACCAGGTCTGTGGTCACCTCCACTGTCAGCAGCGCTGTGGAGGCTGCCCAGGGGGCCAAGGAGCTGGTGACCAACAAGGTGACAGAGGCTGTGGATGTCACCAAGCACATGGTGGAGGACAGCGTTGACAGGACCAAGTTTGCAGTTGCCTCTACGATTGTCAATGCTGTAGAGGCTGCTCAAGGGGCCAAGGAGCTGGTGACCAACAAGGTGACAGAGACTGTGGACCTCAGCAAGCACCTCGTGGAGGACAGCGTTGACAGGACCAAGTCTGCTGTGACTTCCACCATCACTGCAGCTGTGGGGGCTGCCCAGGGGGCCAAGGACCTGGTGGCCAACAAGGTGACCGATGCTGTGGACAAGGTCACCAAAGCCGTGGATGTCACCAAGCACGTGGTGGAGGACAGTGTTGACCTGACCAAGTCTGCAGTTACTTCCACGATTGTCAGCGCTGTGGAGGCTGCCCAGGGGGCCAAGGAGCTGGTGACAGACAAGGTGACCAAGGCAGTGGACCTCAGTAAACACATCGTAGAAGACAGCGTTGACCTGACCAAGTCTGCAGTTGCCTCTACAATTGTCAGCGCTGTGGAGGCTGCCCAGGGTGCCAAGGAGCTGGTGACCAACAAGGTGACAGAGGCTGTGGATGTCACCAAGCACATGGTGGAGGACAGCGTTGACAGAACCAAGTCTGCTGTCGCTTCCACCATCACTGCAGCTGTGGGGGCTGCCCAGGGGGCCAAGGACCTGGTGGCCAACAAGGTGACCGAAGCAGTGGACCTGACCAAAGGGGCTGTTCAAGACAGC AAGAGGCAGCGGAGTTACTTTGTGCGCCTGGGCTCGCTGTCGGGCAGGCTCCGGCACCGAGCATACCAGCTCTCCCTGGCCAAGCTGCAGGGCTTCAGGCACCGCACCCAGGACACCCTCTCACGGCTGCAGCTGGCAATAAAACTG ATTCAATCTGTGAAACAGGAGGTTGGccagaagctgctggagggacaggagaagCTCCACCAGCTGTGGGTGGACTGGAGCCTGACCCAGCCCAAAGGACACCAAGTCAGAACTGCCTGCCAGCCAGAGGTATCCCCGGAAGGTGCAGAGCAGCCCCGCTCTGGGCGCTCCCCGAGCTGTAACCGAGCTGTTCTCTCCCGGCAGGTGGAGCCGCGCACTCTGGCCATGCTGCGCATCAtcacccagcagctgcagcccgcCTACGAGAGCCTCAGGCTCAGCATCCACGGCCTCCCCAGCAGCATCCAGGACGCTGTGTCTCAGGCCACTCGACACATCCACAAGCTCCACAGCTCTTTTTCCAGGGCCGTGTCCTTCCAGGACCtctccagagccaccctggcCCGGAGCCAGGAGCGTGTGGCAGAGGCCCGGAGGTCCCTCGATGTCCTCCTGGAGTATGTCACTCACAACACCCCTCTGAACTGGATTGTGGGGCCCTTCAGGGCCGTGGCTAAAGTGGCACAGGACAGCAGAAAGCACAAGAAGAAAGAGATGAGGAGTGATAGAAAATTAcccaagctggaaaaggctccaCTATCACAGGAGGTGACAAAGGCACCTGAAGAGCCAAAGGGAACCAACAGGCTCTCAGAAAAATGGTATGAAGTGCTAGagaagctggaggagaaggCTGGGAAGGACGCAGAGGTGGCCCTGGCTGCCAAGGAGATAAAAACCACTGCACCAGAGGAAGATCTCTGA
- the FEM1A gene encoding protein fem-1 homolog A, whose protein sequence is MDLRTAVYNAARDGKLKLLQKLLGSRSREELEALTAGPGGGGGPGAGSTPLLIAARHGHLEVVEYLLDHCGARVEEGGSVSFDGETIEGAPPLWAASAAGHLGVVRSLLDHGASVNQTTLTNSTPLRAACFDGHLEIVRYLVGERGADLEVANRHGHTCLMISCYKGHREIARYLLEKGADVNRRSVKGNTALHDCAESGSLEILQLLLRSKARMEKDGYGMTPLLAASVTGHTNIVEYLIQGGLQQDEAAGSQSGTCASGGSHQRGCAEEGCEGCGASASSHDEVPNVFCTREAAVEALELLGATFVDKKRDLLGAHKYWRRAMELRCEGGKYLPKPEPRQLVLAYDYSREVSSLEELEALITDPDEMRMQALLIRERILGPSHPDTSYYIRYRGAVYADSGNFERCINLWKYALDMQQGNLEPLSPMTASSFLSFAELYSYVLQDRSKGTLATHLGFSDLIGVLSKGVREVERALVHGKDPVADSAQFTKTLAIILHLVFLLEKVECTPEQEHQKRQTIYRLLKCSPRAKNGFTLLHMAVDKDTTTVGRYPVGKFPSLHVVNLLLECGADPDSRDYDNNTPLHVAARNNCPLIMSALMEAGAHMDATNAFKQTAYELLDEKLLTKSTMQPFNYITLQCLAARALDKHKIPYKGFIPEELEAFIELH, encoded by the coding sequence ATGGACCTGCGCACGGCCGTGTACAATGCGGCCCGCGACGGGaagctgaagctgctgcagaagctgctggGCAGCCGCAGCCGGGAGGAGCTGGAGGCGCTGacggcggggcccggcggcgggggcggccccggggccggCAGCACCCCGCTGCTGATCGCGGCCCGGCACGGACACCTGGAGGTGGTGGAGTACCTGCTGGATCACTGCGGGGCTCGTGTGGAGGAGGGCGGCTCCGTCAGCTTCGACGGTGAGACCATCGAGGGGGCCCCGCCGCTGTGGGCGGCCTCGGCCGCCGGGCACCTGGGCGTGGTGCGGAGCCTGCTGGACCACGGCGCCTCGGTGAACCAGACCACGCTGACCAACTCCACCCCGCTGCGGGCCGCCTGCTTCGATGGGCACCTGGAGATCGTGCGGTACCTGGTGGGCGAGCGCGGGGCCGACCTGGAGGTGGCCAACAGGCACGGCCACACGTGCTTGATGATTTCCTGCTACAAAGGGCACCGGGAGATCGCCCGGTACTTGCTGGAGAAAGGGGCCGATGTGAACCGGCGCAGCGTGAAGGGAAACACGGCCTTGCACGACTGCGCCGAGTCGGGCAGCCTGGagatcctgcagctcctgctccgcTCCAAGGCCCGCATGGAGAAGGACGGCTATGGCATGACCCCTCTGCTCGCTGCCAGTGTCACCGGCCACACCAACATCGTGGAGTACCTGATCCAGGGCGGGCTGCAGCAGGACGAGGCTGCGGGGAGCCAGAGTGGGACCTGTGCCTCAGGCGGGAGCCATCAGAGGGGCTGTGCTGAAGAGGGCTGTGAGGGATGTGGTGCTTCAGCTTCCAGTCACGACGAGGTCCCGAACGTGTTCTGCACTCGAGAGGCTGCTGTGGAAgcgctggagctgctgggtgccaCGTTTGTGGACAAGAAACGAGACCTGTTGGGAGCGCACAAGTACTGGCGCAGGGCGATGGAGCTGCGCTGCGAGGGCGGGAAGTACCTGCCTAAGCCCGAGCCCCGGCAGCTGGTGCTGGCCTACGACTACTCGCGGGAGGTGAGCtctctggaggagctggaagcccTGATCACGGACCCCGACGAGATGCGCATGCAGGCGCTGCTGATCCGGGAGCGCATCCTGGGCCCTTCCCACCCCGACACCTCCTACTACATCCGTTACCGCGGGGCCGTCTACGCCGACTCCGGAAACTTCGAGCGCTGCATTAACCTGTGGAAGTACGCCCTGGACATGCAGCAAGGCAACCTGGAGCCCCTCAGCCCCATGACTGCCagcagttttctttcctttgccgAGCTTTACTCCTACGTGCTCCAGGACCGTTCCAAAGGCACTTTAGCCACCCACCTGGGCTTCTCCGACCTCATCGGGGTGCTGAGCAAAGGGGTTCGGGAGGTGGAGAGGGCCCTGGTGCACGGCAAGGACCCCGTGGCCGACTCGGCGCAGTTCACCAAGACGTTGGCCATCATCCTGCACCTGGTTTTCCTGCTGGAGAAGGTGGAGTGCACCCCGGAGCAGGAGCACCAGAAGCGCCAGACCATCTACCGCCTGCTCAAGTGCAGCCCCCGCGCCAAGAACGGCTTCACGCTCCTGCACATGGCCGTGGACAAAGACACCACGACGGTGGGGCGTTACCCCGTGGGCAAATTCCCGTCGCTGCACGTGGTGAACTTGCTGCTGGAGTGCGGGGCAGACCCGGACAGCCGGGACTATGACAACAACACCCCCCTGCACGTGGCTGCCCGCAACAACTGCCCGCTGATCATGAGCGCCCTGATGGAGGCCGGGGCGCACATGGACGCCACCAACGCCTTCAAGCAGACGGCCTACGAGCTGCTGGACGAGAAGCTGCTCACCAAGAGCACCATGCAGCCCTTCAACTACATCACCCTCCAGTGCCTTGCTGCTCGCGCCCTGGACAAGCACAAGATTCCCTACAAGGGATTCATCCCTGAGGAGCTGGAAGCCTTCATTGAGCTGCACTAG